The following proteins come from a genomic window of Ictalurus furcatus strain D&B chromosome 12, Billie_1.0, whole genome shotgun sequence:
- the LOC128615574 gene encoding ectonucleotide pyrophosphatase/phosphodiesterase family member 7 isoform X1: MWNFWVCLCVFACSLQAMPLIRNKFLDCSKVLLVSFDGFRWDYDKDVDTPHLDQMALDGVKATFVTPAFFTMTSPTHFTILTGKYIENHGVIHNMWFNTSSSEKKPYYQTQFVNEWWDNGSLPIWITAQRQGLRAGSLHFPGTASTYDGEKAVVSEVEPRFYDYSNETVWRQNIDKIMDVWFREKDLDFVALYFGEPDGIGHKYGPDSEQRRKMVRQVDRTVGYLRSAVEHNGLTQCLNIIITADHGMTTVLRGGEVNEIVLFKIPGFSFQDLDFHLVDYGPSGLLLPKAGRLEKVYNALKGAHPHLHVYKKEEMPSRLHFAQNDRILPIILWADLGYVINGYLPVQFNKGEHGFDNDDLDMKPFFRAVGPAFRKNLIVEPFETVHIYSLMCHLLGITPEPNDGHLNATRAMLLSSEQPQEKNSVLPGVFIGLGAVAGLLLILFVVMVTRSVLKRRRKKQRAGSCEKPEGDDRKQTSF; the protein is encoded by the exons ATGTGGAATTtctgggtgtgtctgtgtgtatttgcatGCTCTTTGCAGGCCATGCCTCTCATCAGAAACAAGTTCTTAGATTGCAGCAAGGTGCTGCTGGTCTCCTTTGACGGGTTCAG GTGGGATTACGACAAAGACGTAGACACGCCTCACCTGGACCAAATGGCTCTAGATGGGGTGAAAGCAACTTTCGTGACACCAGCCTTTTTTACCATGACCAGTCCTACTCACTTCACAATACTTACCG GTAAATATATTGAGAATCACGGTGTGATACACAACATGTGGTTCAACACCAGCTCGTCTGAGAAGAAGCCGTACTATCAAACGCAATTTGTGAACGAGTGGTGGGATAACGGCAGCCTGCCCATCTGGATCACTGCTCAAAGACAG GGTCTCCGAGCTGGCTCACTTCACTTCCCTGGCACAGCTTCAACCTACGATGGTGAGAAAGCAGTGGTGTCTGAAGTGGAGCCTCGCTTCTATGACTACAGCAATGAGACGGTATGGCGCCAGAACATTGACAAGATCATGGATGTCTGGTTTAGAGAAAAAGACCTGGACTTTGTGGCCTTGTATTTCGGAGAGCCAGACGGCATAGGCCACAAATATGGTCCAGATTCAGAGCAACGCAGGAAGATGGTGAGACAGGTGGACCGAACGGTGGGATACCTCAGATCTGCAGTCGAGCACAACGGCCTCACCCAGTGTCTCAATATCATCATCACTGCTGACCATGGCATGACTACGGTGTTACGTGGTGGTGAGGTGAACGAGATTGTACTCTTCAAGATCCCAGGATTCTCATTCCAAGATCTAGACTTCCATCTGGTGGACTACGGGCCATCTGGTTTGCTCCTCCCTAAAGCAGGAAGGCTGGAAAAAGTGTACAATGCCCTGAAGGGTGCTCATCCACACCTCCATGTCTACAAAAAAGAGGAAATGCCCTCCAGACTGCACTTTGCTCAAAATGACCGCATATTGCCCATTATCCTATGGGCCGACTTGGGATATGTCATTAATGGG TACCTCCCAGTGCAGTTCAACAAAGGAGAGCATGGCTTTGACAATGACGATTTGGACATGAAGCCTTTCTTCCGCGCAGTGGGACCTGCCTTCCGGAAGAATCTTATAGTAGAGCCGTTTGAGACAGTGCACATATACTCACTGATGTGCCACCTGCTGGGCATCACACCTGAACCCAACGACGGACACCTGAACGCCACGCGTGCCATGCTGCTCTCCTCTGAGCAACCTCAGG AAAAAAACTCTGTCCTGCCCGGAGTGTTCATTGGCCTCGGGGCTGTGGCTGGTTTGCTGCTGATCTTGTTTGTTGTCATGGTGACCCGCAGCGTCCTTAAGCGCAGGAGGAAAAAACAGAG AGCTGGTAGTTGTGAAAAACCTGAAGGTGatgacagaaaacaaacatcattttAG
- the LOC128615574 gene encoding ectonucleotide pyrophosphatase/phosphodiesterase family member 7 isoform X2, with the protein MWNFWVCLCVFACSLQAMPLIRNKFLDCSKVLLVSFDGFRWDYDKDVDTPHLDQMALDGVKATFVTPAFFTMTSPTHFTILTGKYIENHGVIHNMWFNTSSSEKKPYYQTQFVNEWWDNGSLPIWITAQRQGLRAGSLHFPGTASTYDGEKAVVSEVEPRFYDYSNETVWRQNIDKIMDVWFREKDLDFVALYFGEPDGIGHKYGPDSEQRRKMVRQVDRTVGYLRSAVEHNGLTQCLNIIITADHGMTTVLRGGEVNEIVLFKIPGFSFQDLDFHLVDYGPSGLLLPKAGRLEKVYNALKGAHPHLHVYKKEEMPSRLHFAQNDRILPIILWADLGYVINGYLPVQFNKGEHGFDNDDLDMKPFFRAVGPAFRKNLIVEPFETVHIYSLMCHLLGITPEPNDGHLNATRAMLLSSEQPQEKNSVLPGVFIGLGAVAGLLLILFVVMVTRSVLKRRRKKQRVSSL; encoded by the exons ATGTGGAATTtctgggtgtgtctgtgtgtatttgcatGCTCTTTGCAGGCCATGCCTCTCATCAGAAACAAGTTCTTAGATTGCAGCAAGGTGCTGCTGGTCTCCTTTGACGGGTTCAG GTGGGATTACGACAAAGACGTAGACACGCCTCACCTGGACCAAATGGCTCTAGATGGGGTGAAAGCAACTTTCGTGACACCAGCCTTTTTTACCATGACCAGTCCTACTCACTTCACAATACTTACCG GTAAATATATTGAGAATCACGGTGTGATACACAACATGTGGTTCAACACCAGCTCGTCTGAGAAGAAGCCGTACTATCAAACGCAATTTGTGAACGAGTGGTGGGATAACGGCAGCCTGCCCATCTGGATCACTGCTCAAAGACAG GGTCTCCGAGCTGGCTCACTTCACTTCCCTGGCACAGCTTCAACCTACGATGGTGAGAAAGCAGTGGTGTCTGAAGTGGAGCCTCGCTTCTATGACTACAGCAATGAGACGGTATGGCGCCAGAACATTGACAAGATCATGGATGTCTGGTTTAGAGAAAAAGACCTGGACTTTGTGGCCTTGTATTTCGGAGAGCCAGACGGCATAGGCCACAAATATGGTCCAGATTCAGAGCAACGCAGGAAGATGGTGAGACAGGTGGACCGAACGGTGGGATACCTCAGATCTGCAGTCGAGCACAACGGCCTCACCCAGTGTCTCAATATCATCATCACTGCTGACCATGGCATGACTACGGTGTTACGTGGTGGTGAGGTGAACGAGATTGTACTCTTCAAGATCCCAGGATTCTCATTCCAAGATCTAGACTTCCATCTGGTGGACTACGGGCCATCTGGTTTGCTCCTCCCTAAAGCAGGAAGGCTGGAAAAAGTGTACAATGCCCTGAAGGGTGCTCATCCACACCTCCATGTCTACAAAAAAGAGGAAATGCCCTCCAGACTGCACTTTGCTCAAAATGACCGCATATTGCCCATTATCCTATGGGCCGACTTGGGATATGTCATTAATGGG TACCTCCCAGTGCAGTTCAACAAAGGAGAGCATGGCTTTGACAATGACGATTTGGACATGAAGCCTTTCTTCCGCGCAGTGGGACCTGCCTTCCGGAAGAATCTTATAGTAGAGCCGTTTGAGACAGTGCACATATACTCACTGATGTGCCACCTGCTGGGCATCACACCTGAACCCAACGACGGACACCTGAACGCCACGCGTGCCATGCTGCTCTCCTCTGAGCAACCTCAGG AAAAAAACTCTGTCCTGCCCGGAGTGTTCATTGGCCTCGGGGCTGTGGCTGGTTTGCTGCTGATCTTGTTTGTTGTCATGGTGACCCGCAGCGTCCTTAAGCGCAGGAGGAAAAAACAGAG